One window from the genome of Megalobrama amblycephala isolate DHTTF-2021 linkage group LG4, ASM1881202v1, whole genome shotgun sequence encodes:
- the LOC125267426 gene encoding transcription factor TFIIIB component B'' homolog isoform X3 encodes MRRAKVSIKPNVRPGARSVAPAAEDKSSQKSTAVDDTQQTPSPPQSQLDVRESAVATGDGNVPGSPSEKASLNTNDGPPSSGSTPATTALQRRSRFSVTPNLARPKVRSAPPLSPGKTASLLSGPSKTSSPVQSAKSFPQSPVPVAISRDDSQNSTFSNATTEANCPPSSPCLPFTSGCPESPTSTLSQQEPHQTPQKIPNEDSGPQEGATPASCTLSPYVKLSRVDGPDSPLRNKMSSDQQRVLRALKLKELMKLERRKQRMEKCKLRKRNHCIELDRDKMSLADFIYYLPESNPMKSSLSTEETQAKTTAPPSPIVQKNMAEADEDSNDADDAMLVPKVRVAEDGSLILDEESLTVRVQRTSDTVVENAHPLFERGSTTTYASFRKNNYVRCWSVRETDMFYLAISMVGTDFSMIAQLLTHRTRAEIKRKFRKEERANAWRVDNAFRNKRPYDGEFFSFLLKRILAKDKQKGTSVKLVVKSSKAKKGKGGKKAKLEVEDSIDDDDELCSVDSVCFDLEKENEDSCNVNEADVPSSTSKKRKRTKDTKPNVLSCEKTRKPRKKNKTLKKGKCSVEGEDGDLVCVDNDLVEGSTVNADNEDQSCVPVSKKKRKQSKKCDREGQEEKTDAEEKCLKKRNKKKRKVRNEEPTDGESGAVNEKLNEVSPVQTKKRKCSKECVKEEETTKRKRKSKKSKMSMEECTGSELGADGSKVSTAAPDAEEDQGEKLSLESTAQEQISQSSSKHSKRPLPNLAKRKAKKCSEPKATEEIEDTVEESQDESCKEAENAFSICLAEEQLQKEQVVVLERTPPRLKDSHSSSESQDQPQSSQSPLHSPGCQTRAEKVKRNLTASDDCNEVSTAGLCAEENQGETRSLESTPQEEISQSSSKRSPRRQTRAEKVTRNLTASEGERMDQCQTGSDASPEDMSSTAMPYQVVIQDCKVMEADQRMEEGLNLPHLEFLTSSDIKGQTLLKRPVVLVSQEEVQHYLRIQAQTAAEESTASRGDHVQDSASTVDDLPSLASVATSPRPCKMEDQEISSFLEKPQVPDTTPSDKDMTERRTELEKSSSQISENEDQITDQEEHDSELIESDVTDTMIEEPQTEGKRIVPVSCSSDGSQDSVAPEKRSQVAKPTSNLEWASQVIINPQQTSELNEETSASTPDISVDRTGKGNEEQIDSVLDVSSAPFEAHSPVSSFYDPATEHTSNMCDMDTMLLSESAAENVKIPDEQDSEKKDGTEGQSEAPEDWIASLDGDAKSEIAGSAGVEMGANGDQSEEEPTFILTLYEIPTSQLFLEADCGQQDMPPYELQPAQVQPPLLFTGSSQSLSFTLEASSASLHMESEETKQCKSVSHKVLDDSLVPHSKDTAEDASTKLTSSQESSRDDVNFLISPPEMLSCNSAMPTDVPNLDEIPTKSPETKAPTQRRSKIKVKPKLKPCVKVGHSKNGQHDCASSQNLLTSQAEIESNQETSAKETVSSKIHLSHEDNEQGAHPGHDGVISTAIVPGSEDMRDESPVKCGSPLRTVLQMDEDSVVDPPVHRVLADAFVLSSGEMEDVFNKEKESPHNTELQKLPESVRSLSPVNDQKEKKADISKKPDTCREASSVTSSVSQEKTVPLQRRGRLQVKPKIPKITSTKDDISRQEQTDIGCNEPATTQIISPVPLIKEESVKVEPRSEREDFSDIPKEELDTDDTEEVMKTKQQTQFTSVKTSACIESSSVELKLEGGQEDVSHVVLSDILVPVSNEMEANVNMESVSPVQSGLQMGEESQQVRTAEADQETHSHEGVSHMLLTDIFIPICEDMQDNLSKEWVTTGKRSPHEAERSQMREDPDNIDLLCAVSQSSNVGPSVSPRRRRPTQEKGKLLVKMTFPKRKAGDSPKSAEQSQTVPPSTLMSKQEVEATLNAPETECISEPKVESTQCSFETFTCSDLLPVGSEDHEAACGGISHMVLSDVLVPVLDETTEHILHKEALTVGLQEDAVKVEKSTDVERRANAETDKPTASQSVSVEWKTPCRRGTLRPKPKLSKKRDDPSESNLCQHGSTQTSSAALQQSLDPHAEEWSLKSNMLPMDSDEIENWCEGVSHMLLSDAFVPVSEETEENSTDLKVFVSSSSREDEEHALSPPKSEEMPSEISDEVHQLDTISDMPKSEESNESLPASRAKKSPARSTFQMTLRSPERRLQDQANVLKTPRAAPTTPQRAQTSKVESMGTPTKQHTVEISDVCRVQLERLSVEEICSAHCVLQPKHHSTPVTVKTTSKGNVMLKASLALHGSRSPGLESHADEEPPLLPRYSPKVVLHRIPVTDANISTSTSSPARVSTAASRQPADHQFSENSLPISSLDTDKDPVQVSQFFLDDIFTEVVDPD; translated from the exons ATGCGAAGAGCAAAAGTTAGTATTAAGCCTAATGTCAGGCCTGGGGCTCGAAGTGTGGCGCCCGCAGCAGAGGACAAGAGCTCCCAAAAGTCCACAGCTGTTGACGACACCCAACAAACACCGTCACCTCCACAGTCTCAGCTGGACGTGAGAGAGTCTGCTGTGGCGACCGGAGATGGAAATGTTCCCGGCTCTCCCTCTGAGAAAGCATCACTTAACAC CAATGATGGACCGCCATCTAGTGGCAGCACTCCTGCAACTACAGCACTTCAGAGGAGGAGCAGATTCTCTGTCACACCAAACCTGGCCAGACCCAAAGTCCGTTCTGCTCCTCCTTTATCTCCTGGAAAGACCGCTTCCCTTCTGTCAGGGCCATCCAAGACATCATCCCCTGTCCAGTCAGCCAAGTCCTTTCCTCAGTCCCCCGTCCCAGTTGCTATCAGCAGAGACGATTCTCAAAACTCTACATTCTCAAATGCCACTACAGAAGCCAACTGCCCTCCATCCTCACCATGTCTTCCTTTCACCTCTGGCTGCCCAGAATCTCCAACATCTACACTGTCTCAACAAGAGCCCCACCAAACACCCCAAAAAATCCCAAACGAGGATTCTGGGCCCCAAGAAGGAGCCACTCCAGCTTCATGCACACTCTCACCGTATGTGAAGCTGTCACGTGTTGATGGACCAGACTCTCCCCTCAGGAACAAAATGTCCTCAGACCAGCAGCGGGTCTTGAGAGCCCTCAAATTGAAAGAACTGATGAAACTGGAGAGAAGGAAACAAAGAATG GAGAAGTGTAAACTGCGTAAGCGAAATCATTGCATTGAGCTGGATCGTGACAAAATGTCCTTAGCTGACTTCATATATTACCTGCCAGAATCAAATCCTATGAA ATCCTCCCTTTCCACAGAGGAGACTCAAGCAAAGACCACAGCTCCTCCGTCTCCCAT TGTGCAGAAAAATATGGCAGAAGCAGATGAGgacagtaatgatgctgatgaCGCTATGCTGGTTCCCAAAGTCAGGGTGGCAGAGGATGGCTCACTGATTTTAGATGAAGAAAG TTTGACAGTGCGTGTTCAGAGGACGTCTGATACAGTTGTTGAGAATGCCCATCCGCTGTTTGAGCGAGGCTCTACTACAACATACGCAAGTTTCAGGAAAAATAACTATGTGAGGTGCTGGTCTGTCAGAG agacAGATATGTTCTATTTAGCCATCAGTATGGTGGGAACAGACTTCTCCATGATTGCTCAGCTGTTGACTCACCGTACCAGAGCAGAAATTAAG CGTAAATTTAGGAAGGAGGAGAGAGCGAATGCATGGCGAGTGGATAATGCATTCA GAAACAAGCGGCCATATGATGGGGAGTTTTTCAGTTTCCTGCTGAAGAGGATCTTGGCTAAAGACAAACAAAAAGGCACATCCGTAAAGCTGGTTGTGAAATCCAGTAAAGCAAAGAAAGGCAAAG GTGGTAAAAAAGCCAAACTTGAGGTTGAAGACTccattgatgatgatgatgaattgTGCAGTGTGGACAGTGTCTGTTTTGATTTAGAAAAGGAGAATGAGGACAGCTGTAATGTGAATGAAGCTGATGTGCCGTCAAGCACAAGCAAGAAGCGTAAACGCACAAAAGACACTAAGCCAAATGTTTTGTCATGTGAGAAAACGCGCAAACCGAGGAAGAAAAACAAGACACTGAAAAAAG GCAAATGCTCAGTTGAAGGTGAAGATGGTGACCTTGTGTGTGTGGACAATGACTTAGTGGAGGGAAGCACTGTGAACGCAGACAATGAAGATCAGTCGTGTGTGCCTGTATCAAAAAAGAAACGCAAACAATCAAAAAAGTGTGACCGGGAGGGGCAGGAAGAAAAAACAGATGCTGAAGAAAAATGCCTGAAAAAGAGGAACAAAAAGAAACGTAAAG TACGGAATGAAGAACCTACTGATGGAGAAAGTGGTGCAGTGAATGAGAAGCTCAATGAGGTGTCTCCCGTCCAAACTAAAAAACGCAAATGCTCCAAAGAGTGTGTGAAGGAAGAAGAAACCACAAAAAGAAAACGGAAGAGTAAAAAGAGCAAAATGTCAATGGAAG AGTGTACTGGATCTGAGCTGGGTGCTGATGGTAGTAAAGTCTCAACAGCAGCCCCCGATGCTGAAGAGGATCAAGG GGAGAAGCTCAGTCTAGAGAGCACAGCTCAGGAGCAAATTTCACAAAGCTCTTCCAAACATTCAAAGAGGCCTTTGCCCAATTTGGCAAAAAGAAAAGCCAAAAAATGTTCTGAGCCAAAAGCAACAGAAGAGATTGAAGACACGGTTGAAGAATCTCAAGATGAAAGCTGCAAAGAAGCTGAGAATGCG TTCAGCATCTGTCTTGCTGAGGAACAGCTCCAGAAAGAACAAGTAGTTGTTCTGGAGAGAACTCCTCCAAG GCTTAAAGATTCACACAGCTCATCTGAAAGCCAAGACCAGCCACAGTCCTCTCAGAGCCCACTTCATTCTCCTGGTTGCCAGACGAGAGCGGAGAAGGTCAAGCGCAATCTGACTGCTTCAGATGATTGTAATGAAGTCTCGACAGCAGGCCTCTGTGCTGAAGAGAATCAAGG GGAGACGCGCAGTCTAGAGAGCACACCTCAGGAGGAAATTTCACAAAGCTCTTCCAAACGTTCTCCTAGGCGTCAGACGAGAGCGGAAAAGGTCACACGCAATCTGACTGCTTCAGAAGGGGAAAGGATGGACCAGTGTCAGACTGGGTCAGATGCTTCACCAGAGGACATGAGTAGCACTGCCATGCCTTATCAAGTGGTCATCCAAGACTGTAAAGTGATGGAGGCTGATCAACGCATGGAGGAG ggTCTTAATTTGCCTCATTTAGAGTTTTTGACTTCATCTGATATAAAAG GTCAGACATTACTGAAAAGACCAGTTGTGTTAGTGTCTCAAGAAGAAGTGCAGCACTACCTACGGATCCAAGCACAAACTGCTGCAGAGGAATCAACAGCCTCCAGAGGCGATCAT GTCCAGGACAGTGCATCTACAGTAGATGATCTTCCTTCCTTAGCATCAGTTG CAACTTCTCCAAGACCTTGTAAGATGGAGGACCAGGAGATTTCATCTTTCCTTGAGAAGCCTCAGGTTCCTGACACCACACCATCAGATAAAG ATATGACTGAAAGAAGAACAGAGCTTGAAAAGTCTTCATCTCAAATTTCTGAGAATGAAGATCAAATAACTGATCAAGAGGAACATGATTCAGAGCTTATTGAGTCTGATGTCACAGACACTATGATTGAGGAACCTCAGACAGAGGGGAAGAGGATTGTCCCAGTCAG CTGTTCCTCTGATGGTTCCCAAGATAGTGTTGCTCCAGAGAAACGCAGTCAGGTTGCTAAGCCCACATCCAACCTAGAGTGGGCATCTCAGGTCATAATCAACCCTCAGCAGACCTCCGAGCTTAATGAAG AAACTTCAGCTTCAACCCCAGATATTTCTGTGGACAGAACTGGTAAAGGAAACGAAGAACAAATTG ACTCAGTTCTCGATGTTTCATCAGCACCATTTGAAGCACACAGTCCAGTTTCCTCTTTTTATGATCCTGCCACTGAACATACAAGCAACATGTGTGATATGGACAC gaTGCTGCTTAGTGAGTCTGCAgctgaaaatgttaaaataccaGATGAGCAGGATTCAGAAAAGAAAGATGGCACAGAAGGGCAGTCAGAAGCTCCTGAG GATTGGATTGCCTCTTTAGATGGAGATGCAAAATCTGAAATAGCAGGTTCAGCTGGAGTGGAAATGGGAGCAAATG GTGACCAATCAGAGGAGGAGCCCACCTTTATTTTGACTCTATATGAGATTCCAACCTCTCAGCTGTTCCTTGAGGCTGACTGTGGCCAGCAGGACATGCCCCCTTATGAACTGCAGCCAGCACAAGTCCAGCCACCCTTACTGTTTACAGGCAGTTCACAGTCTCTTTCCTTTACATTAGAGGCTTCCAG TGCATCTCTGCACATGGAGTCAGAAGAGACCAAACAATGTAAAAGTGTTTCTCACAAGGTGCTAGACGATTCCCTGGTTCCTCATTCAAAGGATACAGCAGAAGATGCCAGTACAAAATTGACATCCTCACAGGAAAGCAGTCGTGATGATGttaactttttaattagtcCACCTGAGATGCTCTCCTGTAATTCTGCCATG CCAACAGATGTTCCAAATTTGGACGAGATCCCAACAAAATCTCCAGAAACTAAAGCTCCCACTCAAAGGAGAA GTAAGATAAAGGTCAAGCCAAAACTAAAGCCATGTGTGAAGGTTGGGCATTCAAAAAATGGCCAGCATGACTGTGCATCCAGTCAGAATCTGCTAACATCCCAAGCTGAGATTGAGTCCAACCAGGAAACATCTGCAAAGGAAACGGTTAGCTCTAAAATTCACTTAAGCCATGAAGACAATGAGCAGGGAGCCCATCCTGGACATGACGGTGTGATATCAACTGCCATTGTGCCAGGCTCTGAAGATATGAGAGATGAGAGTCCGGTGAAGTGCGGAAGTCCTCTCAGAACAGTTCTCCAGATGGATGAGGATTCGGTTGTTGACCCTCCA GTGCACAGGGTGTTGGCTGATGCCTTTGTACTCTCCTCAGGAgaaatggaagatgtttttaATAAGGAGAAGGAAAGCCCTCATAATACTGAGCTCCAAAAACTTCCAGAGAGTGTGAGATCTCTGTCTCCAGTAAATGACCAA AAGGAAAAAAAGGCAGATATTTCTAAAAAGCCGGATACTTGCAGAGAGGCATCAAGTGTGACATCATCAGTTTCTCAAGAGAAGACTGTGCCTTTACAAAGGAGAG GCAGGTTGCAAGTGAAGCCTAAAATCCCCAAAATAACATCTACTAAAGATGATATCTCAAGACAGGAGCAAACTGACATTGGGTGTAATGAACCAGCCACAACTCAAATCATTTCACCAGTACCTTTGATTAAGGAAGAATCTGTTAAAGTAGAACCGAGATCTGAGCGAGAAGATTTCTCTGATATTCCAAAGGAGGAGTTAGACACAGATGACACTGAAGAAGTCATGAAGACAAAGCAGCAGACACAATTCACTTCTGTGAAAACATCTGCATG CATTGAATCATCATCTGTGGAACTGAAATTAGAGGGTGGGCAGGAGGACGTGTCGCACGTAGTGTTGTCTGATATATTGGTGCCGGTTTCTAATGAAATGGAAGCTAATGTTAATATGGAGAGTGTAAGTCCTGTCCAAAGCGGTCTACAGATGGGTGAAGAGAGCCAGCAGGTCCGCACTGCAGAGGCAGACCAGGAGACACATTCACATGAGGGTGTTTCACACATGCTGCTGACTGATATATTCATACCCATCTGTGAGGACATGCAAGATAATCTGAGCAAGGAATGGGTGACAACTGGAAAGAGAAGCCCTCATGAAGCAGAAAGATCTCAG ATGAGAGAGGATCCAGATAACATAGACCTGTTATGTGCAGTGTCACAATCATCAAATGTGGGACCATCAGTATCACCCAGAAGGAGAAGACCCACTCAGGAGAAAG GCAAGTTATTGGTAAAGATGACATTTCCCAAAAGGAAGGCTGGAGATTCCCCTAAGAGTGCCGAGCAATCACAAACCGTGCCTCCGTCAACCTTAATGTCAAAACAAGAGGTTGAAGCTACTCTAAATGCCCCAGAAACTGAATGCATCTCAGAACCCAAAGTGGAGTCAACACAATGTAGTTTTGAGACTTTCACATG TTCTGACTTGCTGCCCGTTGGCTCAGAGGACCATGAGGCGGCGTGTGGGGGGATTTCTCACATGGTGCTCTCTGATGTTTTGGTGCCTGTATTGGACGAGACTACAGAGCACATTCTTCATAAAGAGGCCTTAACAGTTGGTCTTCAAGAAGATGCAGTCAAA GTTGAGAAGTCAACAGATGTTGAGAGACGAGCAAATGCTGAAACAGATAAGCCAACTGCAAGTCAGTCTGTGTCAGTGGAATGGAAAACACCTTGTAGGAGAG GCACACTGCGTCCAAAGCCTAAATTATCAAAAAAGAGagatgatccttcagaaagcaACCTCTGTCAGCACGGCTCTACACAGACCTCTTCAGCTGCACTTCAGCAGTCCCTGGACCCTCATGCAGAGGAATGGTCCCTCAAAAGCAATATGCTGCCCATGGACTCAGATGAAATTGAGAACTGGTGTGAAGGAGTTTCCCACATGTTGCTGTCAGATGCATTTGTGCCTGTTTCTGAAGAAACTGAAGAGAACAGCACAGACCTAAAAGTGTTTGTCTCAAGCAGTTCTCGTGAGGATGAGGAACATGCTCTTAGTCCGCCAAAGAGTGAGGAGATGCCCTCTGAGATTTCAGATGAA GTACATCAGTTAGACACCATTTCTGACATGCCAAAGTCTGAGGAGTCAAATGAGAGTCTGCCGGCATCACGAGCAAAAAAATCACCAGCGAGAA GTACATTTCAGATGACACTAAGATCGCCTGAAAGACGCCTTCAAGATCAAGCTAATGTGCTAAAGACACCCCGAGCTGCCCCAACAACACCCCAGCGAGCTCAGACATCAAAAGTGGAGTCCATGGGAACTCCAACAAAGCAACACACAGTAGAGATCTCAGATGTGTGTAGGGTACAGCTAGAGAGGTTATCTGTAGAGGAAATCTGCTCTGCCCACTGTGTCCTGCAACCAAAGCATCACAGCACACCTGTCACTGTGAAAACCACCTCCAAAGG GAATGTGATGCTCAAGGCATCTCTGGCTTTGCATGGAAGCAGAAGCCCTGGTTTAGAATCGCATGCTGATGAGGAGCCACCCCTGCTGCCGAGATACTCACCAAAGGTTGTCCTTCATCGTATACCAGTAACTGATGCGAACATTTCCACATCTACCTCGTCCCCAGCTAGAGTGTCCACCGCGGCCTCCAGACAACCGGCAGACCATCAG TTCTCTGAAAATAGCCTTCCAATCTCCAGTTTGGACACTGATAAGGATCCTGTTCAAGTGTCCCAGTTCTTCCTGGACGACATCTTCACTGAAGTCGTGGATCCGGATTGA